A genomic stretch from Pseudomonas mendocina includes:
- a CDS encoding pyridoxal phosphate-dependent aminotransferase, whose protein sequence is MINSKLPNVGTTIFTRMSQLAAETGALNLSQGFPDFDGPQGLRDAVAAHISAGHNQYAPMTGLPALREQVAAKIARCYGATVSADAEVTITPGATEAIFCAVQAVVHPGDEVIVFDPSYDSYEPSVELAGGRCVHVPMTLPDFRIDWQKLQDALSSKTRMIIINSPHNPSGALISREELDQLAELIRGREIYIISDEVYEHLLFDGRKHASVLAHEELYQRSFVVSSFGKTYHVTGWKTGYVVAPPALSAELRKVHQYVNFCGVTPLQWGLADYMAAHPEHVDELPGFYQAKRDIFCDLLEDSRFRFSRTPGTYFQVVDYSAIRNDLDDVAMAEWMTREHGVAVIPVSVFYQQPPESLRLVRLCFAKREETLRQAAEKLCAI, encoded by the coding sequence ATGATCAACAGCAAGTTGCCGAATGTCGGCACCACCATTTTTACCCGTATGTCTCAGCTCGCTGCGGAAACCGGCGCGCTTAACCTGTCTCAGGGATTTCCAGACTTTGATGGCCCGCAAGGTTTACGCGATGCTGTGGCTGCGCACATTTCAGCAGGCCATAACCAATATGCGCCGATGACGGGCTTGCCCGCTTTACGTGAACAGGTGGCGGCGAAGATCGCCCGCTGCTATGGCGCCACAGTCAGTGCTGACGCTGAAGTTACCATCACGCCGGGTGCGACTGAGGCGATTTTTTGTGCGGTGCAGGCAGTGGTTCACCCTGGCGATGAGGTCATTGTCTTTGATCCTAGCTACGACAGTTATGAGCCTTCAGTCGAGCTGGCTGGGGGACGCTGTGTGCATGTGCCAATGACCTTGCCTGACTTCCGCATTGATTGGCAGAAACTGCAGGATGCCCTTAGCAGCAAAACCCGCATGATCATCATCAACAGCCCGCACAACCCTAGTGGGGCGCTGATCAGCCGTGAAGAACTGGATCAACTGGCTGAGCTGATCCGTGGGCGTGAAATTTACATAATCAGTGATGAAGTGTATGAGCACCTGCTGTTTGATGGTCGCAAGCATGCCAGTGTGCTAGCGCATGAGGAGCTGTATCAGCGGTCCTTTGTGGTCAGCTCATTCGGCAAAACCTACCACGTCACCGGTTGGAAAACCGGTTATGTAGTCGCCCCGCCTGCGCTCAGCGCCGAACTGCGCAAAGTGCATCAGTACGTTAATTTCTGTGGCGTCACTCCGCTGCAATGGGGGCTGGCGGACTATATGGCAGCCCATCCTGAACATGTGGACGAACTGCCAGGCTTCTATCAGGCCAAGCGCGATATCTTCTGCGATTTGCTGGAGGACTCTCGCTTCCGTTTTAGCCGTACACCGGGCACTTATTTTCAGGTGGTCGACTATTCCGCCATCCGTAATGATCTGGATGATGTGGCCATGGCTGAGTGGATGACCCGTGAACACGGTGTGGCGGTTATTCCTGTCTCGGTTTTTTATCAGCAGCCACCCGAAAGTTTGCGTCTTGTACGCCTGTGCTTTGCCAAACGTGAAGAAACCCTACGCCAAGCTGCGGAGAAGCTATGCGCGATTTAA
- a CDS encoding amidohydrolase, whose translation MRDLKELSQLPDLDVALIQTDLAWHDPQTNREHFSALFEQAKGADLILLPEMFTTGFSMESSALAEPQDGPSVQWLLQQAQAVNAVIMGSLIIQAADGGYRNRLIWARPDGTYAYYDKRHLFRMAGEHKYYSAGDEQLVVELKGWKVRPLICYDLRFPVWSRSAGDTDLLIYTANWPAARGNHWNRLLPARAIENLCYVAAVNRVGTDGKGYSYSGDSQLLDFQGDYLIAPDATDGVLRSTLSAKALAEYRERFPAYLDADSFTLS comes from the coding sequence ATGCGCGATTTAAAGGAATTAAGTCAGTTGCCCGACCTAGACGTTGCCCTGATTCAGACGGATCTTGCCTGGCACGACCCGCAGACTAACCGTGAACATTTCTCAGCGCTGTTCGAGCAGGCTAAAGGCGCCGACTTGATACTCCTGCCGGAAATGTTCACCACTGGTTTCAGCATGGAGTCCTCTGCCCTTGCTGAGCCTCAAGACGGCCCTAGCGTGCAATGGTTGCTGCAACAGGCTCAGGCCGTTAATGCGGTGATCATGGGGAGCCTGATTATTCAGGCTGCTGATGGCGGCTACCGTAACCGTTTGATCTGGGCTCGGCCGGATGGCACCTATGCGTACTACGACAAGCGCCACCTGTTTCGCATGGCCGGTGAGCATAAGTATTACAGCGCAGGGGATGAGCAACTGGTGGTGGAACTCAAGGGCTGGAAGGTACGGCCATTGATCTGCTACGACCTGCGCTTCCCTGTGTGGAGCCGCAGTGCGGGTGACACCGATCTACTGATCTACACTGCCAACTGGCCAGCTGCACGAGGTAATCACTGGAACCGCCTGCTCCCTGCTCGGGCCATTGAAAACCTCTGTTACGTCGCTGCCGTCAACCGTGTGGGTACGGACGGCAAAGGCTATTCCTACAGTGGCGACAGCCAGTTGCTTGACTTCCAGGGTGACTACCTGATCGCTCCGGATGCAACCGATGGCGTGCTGCGCAGCACCTTGAGTGCCAAGGCGTTGGCCGAATACCGCGAGCGTTTCCCGGCGTATCTGGATGCTGATAGCTTCACGTTGAGCTAA